A segment of the Leptospira andrefontaineae genome:
TTAAGATTCTCCAAATCCGTTTCCATAAATATGGAAACCCGGATACCTGCATTTTGGATCTTCCGGATATATGTTTTTAGTTCAGAAGAGTCCTTCTTCAGATCAAAACCGTGATCGGAAGTGATCTCTCCTGGAGTAACTGGAACTAACGTTGCCTGGTCGGGTTTTGCTTCCAGAACAAGATCTAAAAACCGGAGAGAAGGTTCCCCCTCCATATTATATTCTATCTTCTTCTTTTTATCCTGATTGTAGAGCGTGAGGAACTCCCTCAGGTCGAATACGTCCTTCTTCTTTATATGTCTTTCGTCTTCCCTGGGATGAACTGTGATTCCATGAGCGCCGGAATCCAAAATCAGTTTGGATAGATAGATCAGGTCCGGATGATTTCCACCTCTGGAATTTCTCAGAGTTGCAATTTTGTTTACATTTACGCTCAGATGGACCATAAACCTCGTATTCCGAATCCAATTCTTAGAAAATACAAATTAGCGGAAACTAGATTTCTGACTGCTTTTTCTGCTTGAATCGGAATAAGTGTCTTCCAGCATGGTCAATTCCGATGGCAACAGCTAAGAAAACGGCTAAGAAAAAAGCTGCACCGAAGTCCAAACCTCCGGTGAAAAAAAGTGCTCCTAAGAAAAAAACTCCTCCGGCAAAAAAGAAGGAAGTTGCTAGCACAAGCAAGCCTGCGGGGACTAAAAAGTCTTCTGCATCCAAATCTTCCCTCAATCCTCTGGGTAAAAAGTTTACCTGTCATACTTGTGGGACTAAGTTCTACGATCTAAACAAAGAAGTAAAAATCTGCCCTAAATGCGGAGCCGATCAAAGTAAACGTCCTCCTTCCAAATCTAGGACCCGCGCGGCCAGGGTGGAAGAAGAAGAGTTTCCAGAAGAAAACT
Coding sequences within it:
- a CDS encoding TIGR02300 family protein; translation: MATAKKTAKKKAAPKSKPPVKKSAPKKKTPPAKKKEVASTSKPAGTKKSSASKSSLNPLGKKFTCHTCGTKFYDLNKEVKICPKCGADQSKRPPSKSRTRAARVEEEEFPEENLDYDAEVGFEEEEGIVEEPLEEEEDEEEEEE
- a CDS encoding pyridoxine 5'-phosphate synthase; the protein is MVHLSVNVNKIATLRNSRGGNHPDLIYLSKLILDSGAHGITVHPREDERHIKKKDVFDLREFLTLYNQDKKKKIEYNMEGEPSLRFLDLVLEAKPDQATLVPVTPGEITSDHGFDLKKDSSELKTYIRKIQNAGIRVSIFMETDLENLKLVKETGADRVEFYTGPFAHAFDHSPEEGKSAFESFRKAAEFLQAQKIGINAGHDLDHFNLPLFSRLPGLEEVSIGHRLMSYALEVGLGASVKEYLKALS